Below is a genomic region from Cydia strobilella chromosome 24, ilCydStro3.1, whole genome shotgun sequence.
AGTGAGCGAGGCGGGAGGCCTCGGCGGCGATGCGCTCGAAGATGTCGTTCACGAAAGAGTTCATGATCGACATGGCCTTGCTGGAGATACCGGTGTCGGGGTGGACCTGCTTGAGCACCTTGTAGATGTAAATGGCGTAGCTCTCCTTGCGCTtatgcttcttctttttcttcgagTCCGACTTGGAGATGTTCTTCTGGGCCTTGCCGGATTTCTTGGCGGCCTTACCGCTAGTCTTGGGTGGCATTGTGATATAGTTAGATGCTTACAGTACGATAGTCGAACTgagaataaaaatttcgtttgtTTGTTGTATGTCATCTCGATACCCTTTTGGGAGGGTGTGAGGGGTCTCTTCAACATCCCTGTTGCGGAGACTGAATCTGTTTTCGCGCCCCATCTTCGTGGGGCGGTCTTCCACCGTCGATTTTTGGACGGCTGCGCGATCCGGTGTAGGCCAGCTTTATCGCTACCGGCCGTTATCCAACCCCGCAACCCCTAGCCTGGTGATaccgtttgagcggggccagGTTTCGGGGCCGCAGTGAAGGCGACCGGCAGTTTAGGCTGGCGTGTGCTTCGTAGGTGTCATCCGAGTGTGTGTGGTGTTGTTGTGTCGTCGACgacgtcttcttcttcctcttcTTCGTTGTTGTCGTCGTCGTCGTTGTGTAGGAGGGCTCGGGGGAGATGCCGAGCCCCGTGTAGGTCCGGTGGTCGTGTGTAGTGTGGCGCGATCCCTCGTAGATGGTCGTGGCTGCAGTTGTCCGCGCGGTCATACATGACCCGCGCGAGACGCTCGATGAACTCGTCCAGGCTGCGCCACTTCAGGTACTCGGCGATGGCTGCGTTGCTGACGAATCGGGTTGCTGCGACGATGGTCCGTAGCGAGAGTGTCTCCTGGCTCCTCATCCTCTGCTTGTTGAACCTGGAACAGAAAGAATACCAGGCTGGTGTAGCGTAGGTTAGTCGAGAGCGGACGTAAGCTTTGTACAGACCGACTTTGGTCCGTACAGGGAGCTTGCTGCAGAAAACCGGGCGGAGGTTCATTCGAGCGGTTTTCGCTCGTCTGATTGTCTCCGCCGTGTGT
It encodes:
- the LOC134752053 gene encoding histone H2B, whose amino-acid sequence is MPPKTSGKAAKKSGKAQKNISKSDSKKKKKHKRKESYAIYIYKVLKQVHPDTGISSKAMSIMNSFVNDIFERIAAEASRLAHYNKRSTITSREVQTSVRLLLPGELAKHAVSEGTKAVTKYTSSK